GTATAACCCGGCGATCAGATTCGCCTGAGTCACCATTCCCGCAAGTTGCCTCGTTCGGCTGTCGAGCACCGGGATGTGGTGGTGTCCAAAGTCGGCGAAGAGCGGCACCAGGTCCGCGATAGGCGTGGTGGTGTCGACCGTGCGGACGTGGGTGGTCATCAGCGTGCCGACGGTAGGCTCGCTGGCGCGGCGCAGGCCGAGCAGCAGGTGCCGCAGCCTGGCGAGCACGCCTGGTTGCCGGCCACCGCCGAGGTCGGCCCGCGTGATGATTCCGACCACGTGCCTTTCCTCGTTCGTGACCGGAAGCGCCTTCACGCCGTGGCGTTGCAGAATGCTCCATGCGGTTGCCGCCCGCGTGTGCGCCGACACGGTGATCACGCCATGCGACATGATGCTCGCACAGGTGAGCTCGTCGAAACTGCGCGCGTAGGTTTGCAACTGCAAGGCGCGCAGCAGGGATTCGAGGTCGTCGGGGGCAATGTCGAGCAGTTCGCTTTGCCGTTTGAGCACGGCGTCGAGATCCGCGCGCGTGAATCCAGGCCGCGGTTGAGCGGCCGGGTCCGATTCGCTTGCGATTTGCCGTGCCGAGTGCGGATAGCGGTGGCCGGTGACGGCGTGATACACGATTGCGGCGCCGAGGAGCGCCGCGGACTGAAGCGCGATCGGCTCAAGCACGAAGCGGTAGCCGAGCGAATGCACGGCCGGGCCGCCCAACACCGCCGTGAGCGCAACCGCTCCAGACGGCGGATGCACGCAGCGCAGCGCGAACATGGCGCAGATCGCGGCGGCGACGGCGAGCGGCGCGGCGTGTAGCGGATCGCCGACCCAGCTCG
This genomic stretch from Paraburkholderia dioscoreae harbors:
- a CDS encoding HPP family protein produces the protein MPRSAVTRWLARRVPPPIALAWKERLRSCVGALVGIAFTGAVTHLLLGSSGNIPLLVAPMGASAVLLFAVPASPLAQPWSIIGGNLVSATVGVACASWVGDPLHAAPLAVAAAICAMFALRCVHPPSGAVALTAVLGGPAVHSLGYRFVLEPIALQSAALLGAAIVYHAVTGHRYPHSARQIASESDPAAQPRPGFTRADLDAVLKRQSELLDIAPDDLESLLRALQLQTYARSFDELTCASIMSHGVITVSAHTRAATAWSILQRHGVKALPVTNEERHVVGIITRADLGGGRQPGVLARLRHLLLGLRRASEPTVGTLMTTHVRTVDTTTPIADLVPLFADFGHHHIPVLDSRTRQLAGMVTQANLIAGLYRQPTTPTRASQRAA